In Cuculus canorus isolate bCucCan1 chromosome 9, bCucCan1.pri, whole genome shotgun sequence, the following are encoded in one genomic region:
- the GHSR gene encoding growth hormone secretagogue receptor type 1 isoform X1, protein MREGSAENRTGAEAPLRLFPAPVLAGITAACVLLFVIGIAGNLMTVLVVSRFRDMRTTTNFYLSSMAFSDLLIFLCMPLDLFRLWQCRPWNFGDLLCKLFQFVSESCTYSTILNITALSVERYIAICFPFRAKVIITKAKVKLVILFLWSVSFLSAGPIFVLVGVEHENGTDPLSTNECRATEYAIRSGLLTIMVWTSSIFFFLPVFCLTVLYSLIGRKLWRRKRKNIGPNAVIRDKNNKQTVKMLVVVVFAFILCWLPFHVGRYLFSKSFEAGSLEIAVISQYCNLVSFVLFYLSAAINPILYNIMSKKYRDAACRLFGLKPLSKKRLSSMKQESLRVWTETSVIT, encoded by the exons ATGCGGGAGGGCAGCGCCGAGAACCGGACAGGAGCCGAAGCCCCGCTGCGCCTCTTCCCCGCGCCCGTGCTCGCCGGCATCACCGCCGCCTGCGTCCTGCTCTTCGTCATCGGCATCGCCGGCAACCTCATGACCGTGCTGGTGGTGTCGCGGTTCCGGGACATGAGGACCACCACCAACTTCTACCTGTCCAGCATGGCTTTCTCCGACCTGCTCATCTTCCTCTGCATGCCCCTGGACCTCTTTCGGCTCTGGCAGTGCCGGCCCTGGAACTTCGGGGACCTCCTCTGCAAGCTCTTCCAGTTCGTCAGCGAGAGCTGCACCTACTCCACCATCCTCAACATCACCGCGCTCAGCGTGGAGCGGTACATCGCCATCTGCTTCCCCTTCCGAGCCAAGGTCATCATCACCAAGGCGAAGGTCAAGCTGGTCATCCTCTTCCTCTGGTCCGTCTCCTTCCTTAGCGCCGGACCCATCTTCGTGCTGGTGGGGGTCGAGCACGAGAACGGCACCGACCCCCTGAGCACCAACGAGTGCCGAGCCACCGAGTACGCCATCCGCTCGGGGCTCCTCACCATCATGGTCTGGACCTCCAgcatcttcttcttcttgccCGTCTTTTGCCTGACTGTGTTGTACAGCCTCATCGGGAGGAAgctctggaggagaaagagaaagaacatcGGTCCAAATGCTGTCATCAGGGATAAGAACAACAAGCAGACTGTGAAAATGTTAG ttgtGGTGGTATTTGCTTTCATACTCTGCTGGTTGCCTTTTCACGTAGGACgatatttgttttccaaatccTTTGAAGCCGGATCCTTGGAGATAGCAGTGATCAGCCAGTACTGCAACTTGGTGTCCTTTGTCCTCTTCTACCTTAGTGCAGCCATCAACCCCATCCTCTACAACATCATGTCAAAGAAGTACCGAGACGCCGCTTGCCGGCTGTTTGGCCTCAAACCCCTCTCCAAGAAGAGACTCTCCAGCATGAAGCAAGAAAGTTTGCGTGTTTGGACAGAAACGAGTGTTATCACATGA
- the GHSR gene encoding growth hormone secretagogue receptor type 1 isoform X2, with protein sequence MREGSAENRTGAEAPLRLFPAPVLAGITAACVLLFVIGIAGNLMTVLVVSRFRDMRTTTNFYLSSMAFSDLLIFLCMPLDLFRLWQCRPWNFGDLLCKLFQFVSESCTYSTILNITALSVERYIAICFPFRAKVIITKAKVKLVILFLWSVSFLSAGPIFVLVGVEHENGTDPLSTNECRATEYAIRSGLLTIMVWTSSIFFFLPVFCLTVLYSLIGRKLWRRKRKNIGPNAVIRDKNNKQTVKMLGRYLFSKSFEAGSLEIAVISQYCNLVSFVLFYLSAAINPILYNIMSKKYRDAACRLFGLKPLSKKRLSSMKQESLRVWTETSVIT encoded by the exons ATGCGGGAGGGCAGCGCCGAGAACCGGACAGGAGCCGAAGCCCCGCTGCGCCTCTTCCCCGCGCCCGTGCTCGCCGGCATCACCGCCGCCTGCGTCCTGCTCTTCGTCATCGGCATCGCCGGCAACCTCATGACCGTGCTGGTGGTGTCGCGGTTCCGGGACATGAGGACCACCACCAACTTCTACCTGTCCAGCATGGCTTTCTCCGACCTGCTCATCTTCCTCTGCATGCCCCTGGACCTCTTTCGGCTCTGGCAGTGCCGGCCCTGGAACTTCGGGGACCTCCTCTGCAAGCTCTTCCAGTTCGTCAGCGAGAGCTGCACCTACTCCACCATCCTCAACATCACCGCGCTCAGCGTGGAGCGGTACATCGCCATCTGCTTCCCCTTCCGAGCCAAGGTCATCATCACCAAGGCGAAGGTCAAGCTGGTCATCCTCTTCCTCTGGTCCGTCTCCTTCCTTAGCGCCGGACCCATCTTCGTGCTGGTGGGGGTCGAGCACGAGAACGGCACCGACCCCCTGAGCACCAACGAGTGCCGAGCCACCGAGTACGCCATCCGCTCGGGGCTCCTCACCATCATGGTCTGGACCTCCAgcatcttcttcttcttgccCGTCTTTTGCCTGACTGTGTTGTACAGCCTCATCGGGAGGAAgctctggaggagaaagagaaagaacatcGGTCCAAATGCTGTCATCAGGGATAAGAACAACAAGCAGACTGTGAAAATGTTAG GACgatatttgttttccaaatccTTTGAAGCCGGATCCTTGGAGATAGCAGTGATCAGCCAGTACTGCAACTTGGTGTCCTTTGTCCTCTTCTACCTTAGTGCAGCCATCAACCCCATCCTCTACAACATCATGTCAAAGAAGTACCGAGACGCCGCTTGCCGGCTGTTTGGCCTCAAACCCCTCTCCAAGAAGAGACTCTCCAGCATGAAGCAAGAAAGTTTGCGTGTTTGGACAGAAACGAGTGTTATCACATGA